The Canis lupus familiaris isolate Mischka breed German Shepherd chromosome X, alternate assembly UU_Cfam_GSD_1.0, whole genome shotgun sequence genome has a segment encoding these proteins:
- the FOXR2 gene encoding forkhead box protein R2 gives MDIKLKNPDFWYSLHGQVPGLLDWDMGNELFLPSTTDQCHLTEQNLAQYRLRVMEPPKVPQERRTSPDKDGPDSKPNLWMWVNPNIMCPLGSQETLNPSKEKDLTSMLPYPQPLPKNESNCSKATVMESLTASSSKKSSPQKRFIYPPSDWELTKEETEEQENNCSVSLQSPNKRECFQNQKLWQGNSQERKSWPRPPLNYSHLIALALRNSPPCGLNVQEIYNFTRQHFPFFWTAPNGWKNTIRHNLCFLGSFEKAPVNLQNGTHVKPRSGLWRLTEEGHRRFQEETRALASARRESIQQCMSQPDVMTSLFGL, from the coding sequence ATggacataaaactaaaaaatcccGATTTCTGGTACAGTCTCCATGGCCAGGTCCCAGGGCTGCTGGACTGGGACATGGGGAATGAATTGTTCTTGCCCTCCACCACAGACCAATGCCACTTAACTGAGCAGAACCTTGCCCAATATAGACTCCGAGTAATGGAGCCCCCAAAGGTGCCTCAAGAGAGGAGAACCAGTCCAGACAAAGATGGTCCTGACTCTAAACCTAACCTGTGGATGTGGGTAAATCCCAACATCATGTGCCCCCTTGGCAGCCAGGAGACCCTAAATCCCAGTAAAGAAAAGGATCTGACAAGCATGCTTCCTTACCCTCAGCCACTCCCAAAGAATGAGTCTAACTGCTCAAAGGCCACAGTGATGGAATCCCTGACAGCTTCCTCCAGCAAGAAATCTTCCCCACAGAAGCGGTTCATCTATCCTCCCAGTGACTGGGAGCTCACAAAAGAAGAAACCGAGGAACAAGAGAACAACTGCTCTGTGTCCCTCCAATCCCCTAACAAAAGGGAGTGCTTCCAGAACCAGAAGCTATGGCAAGGCAACAGCCAGGAGAGGAAGTCCTGGCCCCGGCCTCCACTCAATTACAGTCACCTAATTGCCCTGGCATTAAGAAACAGCCCACCCTGTGGCCTCAATGTGCAAGAGATCTACAATTTCACCCGACAGCATTTCCCCTTTTTTTGGACAGCTCCAAATGGCTGGAAAAACACCATCCGCCACAATCTCTGTTTCCTGGGCAGCTTTGAGAAGGCACCAGTCAATCTTCAGAATGGGACCCATGTAAAGCCACGGTCTGGCCTCTGGAGGCTTACTGAAGAGGGACACCGGCGCTTTCAGGAGGAGACTCGTGCCTTAGCCTCTGCTCGGAGGGAGAGCATCCAACAGTGTATGAGCCAACCAGATGTGATGACTTCCCTCTTTGGCCTTTGA